One genomic window of Streptomyces sp. NBC_01498 includes the following:
- a CDS encoding GntR family transcriptional regulator has translation MTPPPPVIHSLREQIREHIVEGIVSGRWKPGERIVERRIATELAVSQTPVREALRELESLRLIESAPNKGVRVRNLTAADLEESYPVRAGLEQIAAELAAERLAADTSALEPHVTALYEADRRADGTAQVRHTVDFHRELVRAAGNGVLLHTWEGLGIEVFTALSIRWLGTVQKSYAEEHQDLVEAFRRRDPAIGALVKDHVLGCAPRA, from the coding sequence ATGACCCCGCCCCCGCCCGTCATCCACTCCCTCCGTGAGCAGATCCGCGAGCACATCGTGGAGGGCATCGTCAGCGGACGCTGGAAGCCGGGTGAGCGGATCGTCGAGCGGCGGATCGCGACCGAGCTGGCCGTGAGCCAGACACCCGTGCGGGAGGCGCTGCGCGAGCTGGAGTCGCTGCGGCTGATCGAGTCCGCGCCCAACAAGGGCGTCCGGGTACGGAATCTGACCGCCGCCGATCTGGAGGAGAGTTATCCCGTGCGGGCCGGTCTGGAGCAGATCGCCGCCGAGCTGGCCGCCGAGCGGCTGGCGGCCGACACCTCCGCCCTGGAGCCGCACGTGACGGCGCTGTACGAGGCGGACCGGCGGGCCGACGGGACGGCGCAGGTGCGGCACACCGTGGACTTCCACCGGGAGCTGGTGCGCGCGGCCGGGAACGGGGTGCTGCTGCACACCTGGGAGGGGCTCGGCATCGAGGTGTTCACCGCGCTGTCGATCCGGTGGCTCGGTACGGTCCAGAAGTCGTACGCGGAGGAGCACCAGGATCTGGTCGAGGCGTTCCGCCGCCGCGACCCCGCCATCGGCGCTCTGGTGAAGGATCACGTGCTCGGATGTGCGCCACGCGCCTGA
- a CDS encoding tetratricopeptide repeat protein has protein sequence MTEQAEFAVKGTVLGIVVENYEQAVFPPLVGARDQLDDIANLLSGFGYEPEVVRDPVRDEVRDAVGDWQRTWREKGGNGPAIVVWSGHGKKHRNQLRLITRETKDWADSEHTYRVELLAEAALRSGADQILLIVDTCYSGAGVLPSVEEALSAWAEQSLPGGRAAWLGVIASCQPDELAEGRGTLLDTVADVLREGPRTDHYKHLWSVHNRGVTGETVIGAVLAQMPAGGQLPLQVNSGRSLPMFHNPRWRRDAPEQLVEHLVLAARGADPTEEGWFFTGRRDVLTEIVSWLGERKPGLFLVTGSAGSGKSAVLGRIATLSDKEQRKEAKRHGALEEGDPDPGESSVDASVHLRGLDAQRLAEVLAQRLGLPVPKTPSALIAEIEGRGAEHPAALLLDGLDEAAPEQATAIVEQLLVPLSRIATVLLGSRDRPFRPLAEPREPLDETLRRLLGAAVHIADLDGELGTGADVRAYVERRLRAGGVSGERSAGTANGLTERATGGAGGFLFARLVTGSLLRRFRQDGEGDWTHRLPSSIAEALADDLASGPTLERDGRRIPLGADDLLTALAWSSGPGMPARGIWEIAASAVSAAGTEYGPDDVDWVLGAYGRYVVEDTDGTQAVYRLYHREFVDHLRRVSRRRETDGAADPALGIAEALVTLLRRETDDTASPEKANPYLSRELTAHAVAAGGPGVELLRTLVELNGERFLPDLAAALLALGVRVPESGNPEEALAPSREAVVLYHALAEERPGIHQPALAVALGNLARLLALTGDREGGLEHAREAVAVRRELTARNPTAYRPYLASALGNLARHLGDSGDRSAALESAQEAVDMYRSVERENPAAHLPDLATALGNLANYQADAGDSRRAVVSAREAVTLRRSLAAANPTAFLPDLATGVSNLSVHLAATGDWRGAHAHAREAADRFRALADENPAAHRRRLAGALSNLANRLADGGDHQGSLGPAHEAIAIRRSLVQQDPACLPDLAMSLNNLANHLADGGDRQSALACAREATGLYRTLAHRDPAVHLPDLAMSLGNLATSMANAGDREGSLGPAHEAVSMYQALAQQNPAAHLPRLAATLNNLAMLLAGNGDRRSALVPAQEATAMYHALAQDNPGAHLPDLANSLNNLANHLADGGDRRNALASAQEATAMYRALAQDNPGAHLPDLAMSLTNLANHLAGAGERPAALDAAREAVALRRELAARNPPAHLPDLAMSLNNLGDHLAKGGDGQAALEAAHEAVGTYRTLAGENAAAFVPGLAMSVSNLAVRLAEAGERPAALDAAREAVALRRELAARNPPAHLLDLATSLNNLAIHLAEDGRHDLAEAAYTETEQALAGHPGAARHIAFARASFRIGYADAETGVEELTALAAAPPGENDLAFAARHRLRLHAATGPDEERRVATVWNRATGTGPPAWLTLSADVLDLVGDWIDCPTWTASRAFWTAHADALDTPEAALALQELALVTEAAEPHLRLLLHAVAAGPDAAFRPYLLDEVLDVWLSAPSWDESRTRLTTHAAVLLQDDAEQALAGAENDPTALGHAALIHLARADGIPAAYACATSRTALHDRVGTALTTPSPDTLRHCAALEQAVFLDEFAAHVHRAVADVLSGGGTPVPVPADPPTAEDRDRAVSQIAALIGRQPEHAEHLSTLLRAVLATTPAA, from the coding sequence ATGACTGAGCAGGCGGAGTTCGCGGTCAAGGGCACGGTGCTGGGGATCGTGGTGGAGAACTACGAACAGGCGGTATTTCCCCCACTGGTTGGTGCGCGGGATCAGTTGGACGACATCGCGAACCTGCTGTCGGGTTTCGGCTACGAGCCCGAGGTGGTGCGTGATCCGGTACGGGACGAGGTACGGGATGCCGTAGGTGACTGGCAGCGGACCTGGCGCGAGAAGGGCGGGAACGGTCCGGCGATCGTCGTCTGGTCGGGGCATGGAAAGAAGCACCGGAATCAGCTGCGTCTGATCACCCGTGAGACCAAGGACTGGGCCGATTCCGAGCACACGTACCGCGTGGAACTCCTGGCGGAAGCCGCGCTGCGCAGCGGCGCCGACCAGATCCTGCTGATTGTCGACACCTGCTACTCGGGGGCCGGGGTGCTGCCCTCGGTCGAGGAAGCGCTGTCCGCCTGGGCCGAGCAGTCGCTCCCGGGGGGCCGGGCCGCCTGGCTGGGGGTCATCGCGAGTTGTCAGCCGGACGAGCTGGCAGAGGGGCGCGGCACCCTGCTCGACACCGTCGCCGACGTGCTGCGGGAAGGACCCCGTACGGACCACTACAAGCACCTGTGGAGCGTCCACAACCGGGGCGTGACCGGGGAGACGGTGATCGGGGCCGTGCTGGCCCAGATGCCGGCGGGCGGACAACTGCCGTTGCAGGTCAACTCCGGACGCTCACTGCCCATGTTCCACAACCCACGCTGGCGCAGGGACGCACCCGAACAACTGGTCGAGCATCTGGTGTTGGCGGCGCGTGGGGCCGATCCCACGGAGGAGGGCTGGTTCTTCACGGGCCGCCGGGACGTACTCACCGAGATCGTCTCGTGGCTGGGTGAGCGGAAGCCTGGCCTGTTCCTGGTGACGGGCAGCGCGGGGAGCGGGAAGTCGGCAGTGCTGGGCCGTATCGCGACGCTGTCGGACAAGGAGCAACGGAAGGAGGCGAAGCGGCACGGCGCGCTGGAGGAGGGCGACCCGGACCCGGGCGAGAGTTCCGTGGACGCGTCGGTTCATCTGCGCGGGCTGGACGCGCAGCGGCTGGCCGAGGTGCTGGCTCAGCGCCTCGGACTGCCCGTACCGAAGACACCGTCCGCGCTGATCGCGGAGATCGAGGGACGGGGCGCGGAGCACCCGGCGGCACTGCTGCTGGACGGCCTGGACGAGGCCGCCCCCGAGCAGGCCACGGCGATCGTGGAACAACTGCTGGTGCCGCTGAGCCGGATCGCCACGGTGTTGCTGGGGTCCCGGGACCGCCCGTTCCGACCGCTCGCCGAGCCCAGGGAGCCGTTGGACGAGACGCTGAGGAGGTTACTGGGAGCGGCCGTGCATATCGCCGACCTGGACGGGGAGTTGGGCACCGGGGCCGATGTCCGGGCGTATGTGGAACGGCGGCTGCGGGCAGGGGGTGTGTCGGGCGAGCGCAGCGCCGGGACGGCGAACGGGCTGACGGAGCGCGCCACGGGTGGTGCCGGAGGCTTCCTGTTCGCCCGTCTCGTCACGGGGTCACTACTCCGGCGGTTCAGGCAGGACGGCGAGGGTGACTGGACGCACCGGCTGCCGAGCTCGATCGCGGAAGCCCTCGCCGACGACCTGGCGAGCGGGCCGACGTTGGAACGGGACGGGCGGCGAATCCCCCTCGGCGCCGACGACTTGCTCACAGCCCTGGCCTGGAGCAGCGGACCGGGGATGCCGGCCCGGGGGATCTGGGAGATCGCCGCGTCCGCCGTCAGCGCGGCGGGAACGGAGTACGGACCGGACGACGTGGACTGGGTACTCGGCGCGTACGGCAGGTACGTGGTGGAGGACACGGACGGTACGCAGGCGGTGTACCGGCTCTACCACCGGGAGTTCGTGGACCATCTGCGCCGGGTCTCACGGCGGCGGGAGACGGACGGGGCCGCCGATCCCGCGCTCGGCATCGCCGAGGCGCTGGTGACGCTGCTGCGGCGTGAGACCGACGACACGGCGTCGCCGGAGAAGGCCAACCCCTATCTGTCGAGGGAGTTGACGGCACATGCGGTGGCTGCCGGAGGACCGGGCGTCGAGCTGCTGCGGACCCTGGTGGAGCTGAACGGGGAGCGCTTCCTCCCCGACCTCGCCGCGGCCCTGCTCGCTCTGGGGGTTCGCGTTCCGGAGTCGGGGAACCCCGAGGAGGCTCTGGCGCCCTCACGGGAGGCGGTCGTGCTGTACCACGCCCTGGCCGAGGAACGCCCCGGCATCCATCAACCGGCGCTCGCCGTCGCCCTCGGCAACCTTGCCCGTCTGCTCGCCCTGACCGGGGACCGTGAGGGAGGGCTGGAACACGCCCGGGAAGCCGTCGCCGTCCGCCGGGAGCTGACCGCCAGGAATCCCACCGCATACCGTCCCTATCTCGCGAGTGCCCTCGGCAATCTCGCACGCCATCTCGGCGACTCCGGAGACCGGAGCGCGGCGCTGGAGTCCGCTCAGGAAGCCGTGGACATGTACCGCTCCGTGGAGCGGGAGAATCCCGCCGCCCACCTCCCCGACCTCGCCACCGCACTCGGCAATCTCGCCAACTACCAGGCCGACGCCGGGGACTCGCGCCGTGCCGTCGTGTCCGCGCGGGAGGCCGTCACCCTCCGGCGTTCCCTGGCCGCCGCCAACCCCACGGCCTTCCTGCCCGACCTCGCCACCGGTGTCAGCAACCTCTCCGTCCATCTGGCCGCCACGGGAGACTGGCGGGGAGCACACGCGCACGCGCGGGAGGCGGCGGACCGCTTCCGTGCGCTGGCCGACGAGAACCCGGCCGCCCACCGCCGCCGGCTGGCGGGGGCGCTCAGCAACCTCGCCAACCGGCTGGCGGACGGCGGGGACCATCAGGGTTCGCTCGGCCCCGCGCACGAGGCCATCGCCATCCGCCGCTCCCTGGTCCAGCAGGATCCGGCCTGCCTGCCCGACCTGGCCATGTCCCTCAACAACCTCGCCAATCACCTGGCCGACGGCGGAGACCGGCAGAGCGCGCTCGCGTGCGCGCGCGAAGCGACCGGGCTGTACCGGACCCTGGCCCACCGGGACCCCGCCGTCCATCTTCCCGACCTGGCCATGTCCCTCGGCAACCTCGCCACGTCGATGGCGAACGCCGGAGACCGTGAGGGATCTCTCGGCCCCGCGCACGAAGCCGTCAGCATGTACCAGGCGCTGGCCCAGCAGAACCCCGCGGCCCACCTGCCCCGGCTGGCAGCGACCCTCAACAACCTCGCCATGCTCCTCGCCGGCAACGGGGACCGGCGGAGCGCCCTCGTACCGGCGCAGGAGGCAACCGCCATGTACCACGCCCTGGCCCAGGACAATCCGGGCGCCCACCTCCCCGACCTGGCCAACTCCCTCAACAACCTCGCCAACCATCTCGCCGACGGCGGGGACCGGCGGAACGCCCTCGCATCGGCGCAGGAGGCAACCGCCATGTACCGCGCCCTGGCCCAGGACAATCCGGGCGCCCACCTCCCCGACCTGGCGATGTCCCTCACCAACCTCGCCAACCATCTCGCCGGGGCCGGAGAGCGGCCGGCGGCACTCGACGCCGCCAGGGAAGCCGTCGCCCTCCGCCGCGAACTCGCCGCCAGAAATCCGCCCGCCCACCTCCCCGACCTGGCGATGTCCCTCAACAACCTCGGTGACCACCTCGCCAAGGGCGGGGACGGGCAGGCGGCACTCGAAGCGGCACACGAAGCCGTCGGGACGTACCGCACGCTGGCCGGGGAGAACGCCGCCGCCTTCGTTCCCGGTCTCGCCATGTCGGTGAGCAACCTGGCCGTCCGTCTCGCCGAGGCCGGAGAGCGGCCGGCGGCACTCGACGCCGCCAGGGAAGCCGTCGCCCTCCGCCGCGAACTCGCCGCCAGAAATCCGCCCGCCCACCTCCTCGACCTGGCCACCTCCCTCAACAACCTCGCGATCCATCTCGCCGAGGACGGGCGGCACGACCTGGCGGAGGCCGCCTACACGGAGACCGAACAGGCGCTGGCGGGCCACCCCGGGGCGGCCCGCCACATCGCCTTCGCGCGGGCGTCGTTCCGGATCGGGTACGCCGACGCGGAGACCGGGGTCGAGGAGCTGACAGCTCTCGCCGCCGCGCCGCCGGGCGAGAACGACCTCGCCTTCGCAGCCCGCCACCGGCTCCGCCTCCACGCGGCCACCGGCCCCGACGAGGAGCGCCGCGTCGCCACCGTCTGGAACCGCGCCACCGGAACCGGGCCCCCGGCGTGGCTCACCCTCTCCGCCGATGTCCTGGACCTCGTGGGGGATTGGATCGACTGCCCCACCTGGACGGCGTCCCGCGCGTTCTGGACCGCCCACGCGGACGCGCTCGACACGCCGGAGGCCGCGCTGGCCCTCCAAGAGCTCGCACTGGTCACCGAGGCCGCCGAACCCCATCTCCGTCTCCTGCTCCACGCGGTGGCCGCGGGCCCCGACGCCGCTTTCCGCCCCTACCTCCTCGACGAGGTGCTCGACGTCTGGCTCTCCGCCCCCTCGTGGGACGAGTCCCGGACCCGCCTCACCACTCACGCCGCCGTCCTGCTCCAGGACGACGCCGAACAGGCGCTCGCCGGCGCCGAGAACGACCCCACCGCCCTCGGCCACGCCGCGCTGATCCATCTCGCCCGCGCGGACGGCATCCCCGCCGCGTATGCCTGCGCCACGAGCCGTACCGCGCTCCACGACCGCGTCGGCACCGCGCTGACGACGCCCTCCCCGGACACTCTCCGCCACTGCGCCGCGCTCGAACAGGCTGTCTTCCTGGACGAGTTCGCCGCCCACGTCCACCGCGCCGTCGCCGACGTCCTGAGCGGCGGCGGCACCCCGGTACCCGTACCGGCGGACCCGCCCACCGCCGAGGACCGCGACCGAGCGGTCTCCCAGATCGCCGCCCTCATCGGGCGGCAGCCGGAGCACGCCGAACACCTCAGCACGCTCCTGCGGGCCGTCCTGGCAACCACCCCGGCCGCATGA
- a CDS encoding lipase/acyltransferase domain-containing protein: MLRQPVNDLVVVLPGILGSRLADAEGHEVWGASGAALWQGIRTFGRSVGRLTLPADLGDDHPGDGVQVLGAVRDVHGIPGLWKGVDGYSALLDWLEQHFTVRRRHPGDPTGTSANLLEFGYDWRLSCRYNARLLRDRVDEELGRWRASAPARRDARVTFICHSMGGLVARYYVKCLGGHEITRRLITIGTPHRGSIDALETLVNGYGLGLGRLRLAVAPMTSFARSLPSLHQLTPDYACLATGEGLLYTRELPHNLPGVDGELLRDAGRFHQEIRDAATPDDGFAPFVGVGQPTATTGTFSEDGERITTLLTVDGTSEGGDGRVPRLSAHPPGATSGHTPNELHGSLQNNSGVRDALWNLLAPEPAYHRGPEHGPVPLGVLAPDWVANGEPYEIAVTVPPGTPRGDELRIRAVLRPVGAGQVIERTLTNLGGGAYGTTLTDPLVPGPYRVTIGAAGRPDSTVTALLLAGDEERGESDD, from the coding sequence ATGCTTCGTCAGCCCGTGAATGATCTGGTCGTCGTCCTGCCCGGCATCCTGGGCAGCCGTCTCGCCGACGCCGAGGGCCACGAGGTGTGGGGCGCGTCGGGGGCGGCGCTGTGGCAGGGCATCCGTACGTTCGGCCGGTCGGTCGGCCGTCTGACGCTGCCCGCCGACCTGGGCGACGACCATCCGGGGGACGGTGTACAGGTGCTGGGTGCCGTACGCGATGTGCACGGGATTCCCGGCCTCTGGAAGGGCGTTGACGGCTACAGCGCTCTGCTGGACTGGCTGGAGCAGCACTTCACCGTCCGCCGCCGGCACCCCGGCGATCCCACCGGTACGTCGGCCAACCTGCTGGAGTTCGGCTACGACTGGCGGCTCTCCTGCCGCTACAACGCGCGCCTGCTCCGGGACCGTGTCGACGAGGAGCTGGGCCGCTGGCGCGCCTCCGCCCCCGCCCGGCGGGACGCGCGGGTCACCTTCATCTGCCACTCGATGGGCGGCCTGGTCGCCCGGTACTACGTGAAGTGCCTGGGCGGCCACGAGATCACCCGCCGCCTCATCACCATCGGCACGCCGCACCGGGGCTCCATCGACGCGCTGGAGACGCTGGTCAACGGCTACGGCCTGGGTCTGGGCCGGCTCCGCCTGGCCGTGGCTCCGATGACCTCGTTCGCGCGAAGCCTGCCGTCGCTCCACCAGCTGACCCCGGACTACGCCTGCCTCGCCACGGGCGAGGGCCTGCTGTACACGCGCGAGCTGCCGCACAACTTGCCCGGGGTGGACGGGGAGTTGCTGCGGGACGCGGGCCGCTTCCACCAGGAGATCAGGGATGCGGCGACGCCTGACGACGGTTTCGCACCGTTCGTGGGGGTGGGGCAGCCTACGGCGACGACCGGCACGTTCTCCGAGGACGGCGAGCGGATCACCACCCTGCTGACCGTCGACGGCACGTCCGAGGGCGGCGACGGCAGGGTCCCCCGCCTGTCGGCCCACCCGCCGGGCGCGACATCGGGCCACACCCCGAACGAACTGCACGGCAGCCTCCAGAACAACAGCGGCGTCCGAGACGCCCTCTGGAACCTGCTGGCCCCCGAACCCGCTTACCACCGGGGCCCGGAACACGGGCCGGTGCCGCTGGGGGTGCTGGCGCCCGACTGGGTGGCGAACGGCGAACCGTACGAGATCGCGGTGACGGTCCCGCCCGGCACCCCGCGCGGCGACGAACTGCGTATCCGGGCGGTCCTCCGCCCGGTGGGAGCGGGCCAGGTGATCGAGCGCACGCTGACCAACCTGGGCGGGGGCGCGTACGGAACCACCCTCACCGATCCGCTCGTCCCCGGCCCGTACCGGGTGACGATCGGGGCGGCGGGACGGCCGGACTCGACGGTGACGGCGCTGTTGCTGGCGGGCGACGAGGAGCGGGGCGAGAGCGATGACTGA
- the sucB gene encoding 2-oxoglutarate dehydrogenase, E2 component, dihydrolipoamide succinyltransferase, whose translation MAVSVTLPALGESVTEGTVTRWLKAEGERVEADEPLLEVSTDKVDTEIPAPAAGILASIKVAEDETVEVGAELAVIDDGTGGEAAAEAPQQAEAAPEPEPEPAPAQEAPEAPSTEAEAPAPAPTAEASEGGSSAEGTDVTLPALGESVTEGTVTRWLKEVGDSVEADEPLLEVSTDKVDTEIPAPVAGVLLEIVVGEDETAEVGARLAVIGAEGAAPASAPAPAPAAPKEEAPKQEAPKQEAPKQEAPAPAPAPAPAPKQEAPAPAPKQEAPAPAPAPAPKQEAPAPAPAAPAAAPSAPAAAPAAAPGDDGAYVTPLVRKLAAENGVDLASVKGTGVGGRIRKQDVVAAAEAAKAAAAKASAPAAAPSAPAASKAPALEVSPLRGQTIKMPRMRKVIGENMMKALHGQAQLTSVVEVDITKLMRLRAQAKDTFAAREGVKLSPMPFFVKAAAQALKAYPVVNARINEDEGTITYFDSENIGIAVDSEKGLMTPVIKGAGDLNLAGIAKKTAELAGKVRGSKITPDELSGATFTISNTGSRGALFDTIIVPPNQVAILGIGATVRRPVVINHPDLGETIAVRDMVHVVLSYDHRLVDGADAARYLSAVKSILEAGEFEVELGL comes from the coding sequence ATGGCGGTTTCCGTAACCCTGCCGGCGCTCGGCGAGAGCGTCACCGAGGGCACTGTCACGCGCTGGCTGAAGGCCGAGGGCGAGCGCGTCGAGGCCGACGAGCCGCTGCTGGAGGTCTCCACCGACAAGGTCGACACCGAGATCCCGGCGCCCGCCGCCGGGATCCTGGCGTCGATCAAGGTCGCCGAGGACGAGACGGTCGAGGTCGGCGCGGAGCTGGCCGTGATCGACGACGGTACGGGCGGCGAGGCCGCGGCCGAGGCGCCGCAGCAGGCCGAGGCCGCACCGGAGCCGGAGCCGGAGCCCGCCCCCGCTCAGGAGGCACCGGAGGCGCCGTCGACCGAGGCGGAGGCCCCGGCGCCCGCGCCGACGGCCGAGGCGTCGGAGGGCGGCAGCTCCGCCGAGGGCACGGACGTCACGCTTCCGGCGCTCGGTGAGAGCGTCACCGAGGGCACCGTCACCCGCTGGCTGAAGGAGGTCGGCGACTCGGTCGAGGCCGACGAGCCGCTGCTGGAGGTCTCGACGGACAAGGTCGACACCGAGATCCCCGCGCCGGTCGCCGGTGTGCTGCTGGAGATCGTGGTCGGCGAGGACGAGACCGCCGAGGTCGGCGCGAGACTGGCCGTGATCGGCGCCGAGGGTGCCGCTCCGGCGTCCGCCCCGGCCCCGGCTCCGGCCGCGCCGAAGGAGGAGGCCCCCAAGCAGGAGGCCCCCAAGCAGGAGGCCCCGAAGCAGGAGGCTCCCGCGCCTGCCCCGGCCCCCGCGCCGGCTCCCAAGCAGGAAGCTCCGGCTCCGGCTCCCAAGCAGGAGGCCCCGGCGCCCGCGCCCGCCCCGGCTCCGAAGCAGGAGGCGCCCGCACCGGCACCCGCCGCTCCTGCCGCCGCCCCGTCGGCCCCCGCTGCCGCCCCCGCCGCCGCTCCCGGTGACGACGGCGCGTACGTGACGCCGCTCGTGCGCAAGCTCGCCGCCGAGAACGGCGTCGACCTGGCGTCGGTCAAGGGCACCGGCGTCGGTGGCCGTATCCGCAAGCAGGACGTCGTCGCCGCCGCGGAGGCCGCCAAGGCCGCCGCCGCGAAGGCATCGGCGCCCGCCGCCGCCCCGTCGGCCCCCGCCGCGTCGAAGGCCCCCGCCCTGGAGGTCTCCCCGCTGCGTGGCCAGACGATCAAGATGCCTCGCATGCGCAAGGTCATCGGCGAGAACATGATGAAGGCGCTGCACGGCCAGGCCCAGCTGACCTCGGTCGTCGAGGTCGACATCACGAAGCTGATGCGGCTGCGCGCGCAGGCCAAGGACACCTTCGCCGCCCGCGAGGGCGTGAAGCTGTCCCCGATGCCGTTCTTCGTGAAGGCGGCGGCCCAGGCGCTCAAGGCGTACCCGGTCGTCAACGCCCGCATCAACGAGGACGAGGGCACCATCACGTACTTCGACTCGGAGAACATCGGCATCGCCGTGGACTCCGAGAAGGGTCTGATGACGCCGGTCATCAAGGGCGCGGGCGACCTGAACCTCGCCGGCATCGCCAAGAAGACCGCCGAACTGGCGGGCAAGGTCCGCGGCAGCAAGATCACGCCGGACGAGCTGTCCGGTGCGACCTTCACCATCAGCAACACGGGCTCGCGCGGCGCCCTGTTCGACACGATCATCGTGCCCCCGAACCAGGTCGCCATCCTGGGCATCGGCGCGACGGTCCGCCGTCCCGTGGTCATCAACCACCCGGACCTCGGCGAGACCATCGCGGTGCGCGACATGGTCCACGTCGTGCTCTCCTACGACCACCGCCTGGTGGACGGCGCGGACGCCGCCCGCTACCTGTCGGCGGTCAAGTCGATCCTGGAGGCGGGCGAGTTCGAGGTCGAACTCGGCCTGTAG
- the lpdA gene encoding dihydrolipoyl dehydrogenase, which yields MANDASTVFDLVILGGGSGGYAAALRGAQLGLDVALIEKNKLGGTCLHNGCIPTKALLHAGEIADQAREAGQFGVKATFEGIDIAGVHKYKDEVISGLYKGLQGLVASRKVTYIEGEGRLSSPTSVDVDGRRVQGRHVLLATGSVPKSLPGLDIDGERIISSDHALKLDRVPKTAIVLGGGVIGVEFASAWKSFGTDVTVIEGLKHLVPVEDENSSKLLERAFRKRGIKFNLGTFFDKAEYTQDGVRVTLADGKTFEAEVLLVAIGRGPVSQGLGYEEQGVAMDRGFVLVDEYMRTNVETISAVGDLVPTLQLAHVGFAEGILVAERLAGLKTVPVDYDGVPRVTYCHPEVASVGITEAKAKEIYGADKVVALKYNLAGNGKSKILKTAGEIKLVQVKDGAVVGVHMVGDRMGEQVGEAQLIYNWEALPAEVAQLIHAHPTQNEALGEAHLALAGKPLHSHD from the coding sequence GTGGCGAACGACGCCAGCACCGTTTTCGACCTAGTGATCCTCGGCGGCGGTAGCGGCGGTTACGCCGCGGCGCTGCGCGGAGCGCAGCTGGGCCTGGACGTCGCCCTGATCGAGAAGAACAAGCTCGGCGGCACCTGCCTGCACAACGGCTGCATTCCCACGAAGGCCCTGCTGCACGCCGGCGAGATCGCCGACCAGGCGCGCGAGGCCGGGCAGTTCGGTGTCAAGGCCACTTTCGAGGGCATCGACATCGCGGGGGTCCACAAGTACAAGGACGAGGTCATCTCGGGCCTCTACAAGGGCCTTCAGGGTCTGGTCGCCTCCCGCAAGGTGACCTACATCGAGGGTGAGGGCCGTCTCTCCTCCCCCACCTCCGTCGACGTCGACGGCCGCCGCGTCCAGGGCCGCCATGTCCTGCTCGCCACCGGCTCCGTACCGAAGTCGCTCCCCGGCCTGGACATCGACGGTGAGCGGATCATCTCCTCGGACCACGCGCTCAAGCTGGACCGGGTCCCGAAGACCGCGATCGTGCTGGGCGGCGGCGTCATCGGCGTCGAGTTCGCGTCGGCGTGGAAGTCCTTCGGCACGGACGTCACCGTGATCGAGGGCCTCAAGCACCTCGTCCCGGTCGAGGACGAGAACAGCTCCAAGCTCCTGGAGCGGGCCTTCCGCAAGCGCGGTATCAAGTTCAACCTCGGCACCTTCTTCGACAAGGCCGAGTACACGCAGGACGGTGTGCGCGTCACGCTGGCCGACGGCAAGACCTTCGAGGCGGAGGTGCTGCTGGTCGCGATCGGCCGCGGCCCCGTGTCGCAGGGCCTCGGCTACGAGGAGCAGGGCGTCGCGATGGACCGCGGCTTCGTGCTCGTCGACGAGTACATGCGGACGAACGTCGAGACGATCTCGGCCGTCGGTGACCTCGTCCCGACGCTCCAGCTCGCACACGTCGGCTTCGCCGAGGGCATCCTCGTGGCGGAGCGGCTGGCCGGGCTGAAGACGGTCCCCGTCGACTACGACGGCGTGCCCCGGGTGACGTACTGCCACCCCGAGGTCGCCTCCGTCGGTATCACCGAGGCCAAGGCCAAGGAGATCTACGGTGCGGACAAGGTCGTCGCTCTGAAGTACAACCTGGCGGGCAACGGCAAGAGCAAGATCCTGAAGACCGCGGGCGAGATCAAGCTCGTCCAGGTCAAGGACGGCGCTGTGGTCGGCGTCCACATGGTCGGTGACCGTATGGGCGAGCAGGTCGGCGAAGCGCAGCTGATCTACAACTGGGAGGCTCTGCCGGCCGAGGTCGCGCAGCTCATCCACGCGCACCCGACGCAGAACGAAGCCCTCGGCGAGGCGCACCTGGCGCTGGCCGGCAAGCCCCTCCACTCCCACGACTGA